From a region of the Zingiber officinale cultivar Zhangliang chromosome 4B, Zo_v1.1, whole genome shotgun sequence genome:
- the LOC121975989 gene encoding U-box domain-containing protein 4-like isoform X1, with protein sequence MQMEIPSSFRLMGQSYSDGGESSGAFSDCNSDCSGEIPYSGSPTSSSTASSSGLQRILFACAADYSEEVVRSLVSDLESPSVPVESQRLAAMELRLLAKHSPENRLRIAAAGAVGPLVALLSHPDPLLQEHGVTAIFNLSLCEENKTPIAAAGAIRPLVRALCTGTPTARENAACALLRLAQLDELRVAIGRSGAIPPLVSLLESGGPRAKKDAATALFALLASRENKLRAVEAGILRPLLDLMADPGSNMVDKAAYVLHAVVEIPEGRAAAVEEYGVPVLVEMVETGTSRQKEISVLSLLEICKESAIHRKMAVNEGAIPPLVALSQLGTKKAKEKVTSPTAAPTPLRRQRCRRRGVDRVTEAIEGGQRLTPLVDTWRNGWEWSKGCKYVAVAATEENPSFFLLFFFFFWKY encoded by the exons ATGCAGATGGAGATTCCCTCGAGCTTCCGGTTAATGGGGCAGAGTTATAGCGATGGAGGAGAGTCCTCCGGCGCCTTCAGTGACTGCAACAGCGACTGCTCCGGCGAGATCCCTTACTCCGGATCACCTACCTCCTCTTCTACTGCCTCCTCCAGCGGACTTCAGAGGATTCTATTCGCCTGCGCAGCAGACTACTCCGAGGAGGTGGTCCGCAGCCTCGTCTCCGACCTCGAGTCCCCCTCCGTCCCTGTTGAGTCGCAGCGCCTTGCCGCCATGGAGCTTCGCCTTCTCGCCAAGCACAGTCCGGAGAACCGGCTGCGCATCGCCGCCGCCGGCGCCGTCGGGCCGCTTGTCGCGCTGCTCTCCCACCCGGATCCCCTGCTCCAGGAACACGGCGTCACTGCGATCTTCAACCTATCGCTCTGCGAGGAGAACAAGACCCCGATTGCGGCGGCGGGCGCTATCCGCCCCCTCGTCCGCGCCCTCTGCACCGGCACCCCCACCGCCCGAGAGAACGCCGCGTGCGCCCTCCTTCGCCTAGCGCAGCTCGACGAGCTCCGCGTCGCCATCGGACGCTCCGGCGCTATCCCGCCCCTCGTCTCTCTGTTGGAGTCCGGCGGCCCCCGCGCGAAGAAGGACGCCGCCACCGCCTTATTCGCTCTTCTAGCCTCCCGCGAGAACAAGCTCCGGGCCGTCGAGGCCGGGATCCTGAGGCCGCTGCTGGACCTGATGGCCGACCCAGGGTCGAACATGGTGGACAAGGCCGCGTACGTGCTGCACGCCGTGGTGGAGATACCGGAGGGCCGGGCGGCGGCGGTGGAGGAGTACGGCGTGCCGGTGCTGGTAGAAATGGTGGAGACTGGTACCTCGCGGCAGAAGGAGATCTCCGTCCTATCCCTCCTAGAGATCTGCAAGGAGAGCGCCATCCACCGGAAGATGGCCGTCAACGAGGGAGCCATCCCGCCTCTCGTCGCCCTCTCCCAGTTGGGTACCAAGAAGGCGAAGGAGAAGGTAACCTCACCTACTGCGGCTCCCACTCCCCTCCGACGGCAGCGTTGCCGAC gccGAGGCGTTGATCGAGTTACTGAGGCAATCGAGGGCGGGCAGCGACTCACACCGTTAGTTGACACGTGGCGAAATGGCTGGGAGTGGAGCAAGGGTTGTAAATATGTGGCTGTAGCGGCGACGGAGGAAAACCCATCTTTTTtcctacttttctttttctttttctggaaatattaa
- the LOC121975989 gene encoding U-box domain-containing protein 4-like isoform X2, whose product MQMEIPSSFRLMGQSYSDGGESSGAFSDCNSDCSGEIPYSGSPTSSSTASSSGLQRILFACAADYSEEVVRSLVSDLESPSVPVESQRLAAMELRLLAKHSPENRLRIAAAGAVGPLVALLSHPDPLLQEHGVTAIFNLSLCEENKTPIAAAGAIRPLVRALCTGTPTARENAACALLRLAQLDELRVAIGRSGAIPPLVSLLESGGPRAKKDAATALFALLASRENKLRAVEAGILRPLLDLMADPGSNMVDKAAYVLHAVVEIPEGRAAAVEEYGVPVLVEMVETGTSRQKEISVLSLLEICKESAIHRKMAVNEGAIPPLVALSQLGTKKAKEKAEALIELLRQSRAGSDSHR is encoded by the exons ATGCAGATGGAGATTCCCTCGAGCTTCCGGTTAATGGGGCAGAGTTATAGCGATGGAGGAGAGTCCTCCGGCGCCTTCAGTGACTGCAACAGCGACTGCTCCGGCGAGATCCCTTACTCCGGATCACCTACCTCCTCTTCTACTGCCTCCTCCAGCGGACTTCAGAGGATTCTATTCGCCTGCGCAGCAGACTACTCCGAGGAGGTGGTCCGCAGCCTCGTCTCCGACCTCGAGTCCCCCTCCGTCCCTGTTGAGTCGCAGCGCCTTGCCGCCATGGAGCTTCGCCTTCTCGCCAAGCACAGTCCGGAGAACCGGCTGCGCATCGCCGCCGCCGGCGCCGTCGGGCCGCTTGTCGCGCTGCTCTCCCACCCGGATCCCCTGCTCCAGGAACACGGCGTCACTGCGATCTTCAACCTATCGCTCTGCGAGGAGAACAAGACCCCGATTGCGGCGGCGGGCGCTATCCGCCCCCTCGTCCGCGCCCTCTGCACCGGCACCCCCACCGCCCGAGAGAACGCCGCGTGCGCCCTCCTTCGCCTAGCGCAGCTCGACGAGCTCCGCGTCGCCATCGGACGCTCCGGCGCTATCCCGCCCCTCGTCTCTCTGTTGGAGTCCGGCGGCCCCCGCGCGAAGAAGGACGCCGCCACCGCCTTATTCGCTCTTCTAGCCTCCCGCGAGAACAAGCTCCGGGCCGTCGAGGCCGGGATCCTGAGGCCGCTGCTGGACCTGATGGCCGACCCAGGGTCGAACATGGTGGACAAGGCCGCGTACGTGCTGCACGCCGTGGTGGAGATACCGGAGGGCCGGGCGGCGGCGGTGGAGGAGTACGGCGTGCCGGTGCTGGTAGAAATGGTGGAGACTGGTACCTCGCGGCAGAAGGAGATCTCCGTCCTATCCCTCCTAGAGATCTGCAAGGAGAGCGCCATCCACCGGAAGATGGCCGTCAACGAGGGAGCCATCCCGCCTCTCGTCGCCCTCTCCCAGTTGGGTACCAAGAAGGCGAAGGAGAAG gccGAGGCGTTGATCGAGTTACTGAGGCAATCGAGGGCGGGCAGCGACTCACACCGTTAG
- the LOC121975992 gene encoding probable strigolactone esterase DAD2 produces MVGNSNGRTGVYGRGGAKLLEMLNVRMVGAGERVVVLSHGFGTDQSAWSRVLPYFLRDYRIVLYDLVCAGSVNPDHFEFTRYTTLDAYVDDLLTILDALGVDRCFFVGHSFSTMIGILAAIRRPELFVKLILIGASPRFLNDDKYHGGFEPEEFDEVFAAMEANYEAWVQGFAPLAVGADVPAAVREFSRTLFNMRPDISLFVSRMVFNSDLRGVLGLVTAPCVIIQTTKDVSVPLSVAFYLKDHLGGRTTVELLPVEGHLPHLSAPAALVHVLRRSLAACGD; encoded by the exons ATGGTCGGCAACAGCAATGGTAGAACAGGGGTCTACGGACGCGGAGGCGCCAAGCTGCTGGAGATGCTGAACGTGAGAATGGTGGGTGCTGGGGAGAGGGTGGTGGTGCTGTCGCATGGCTTCGGCACGGACCAGTCCGCGTGGAGTCGCGTGCTGCCCTACTTCCTCCGCGACTACCGCATCGTCCTCTACGACCTCGTCTGCGCCGGCAGCGTCAACCCCGACCACTTCGAGTTCACCCGCTACACCACCCTCGACGCCTACGTCGACGACCTGCTGACCATCCTCGACGCCCTCGGCGTCGATCGCTGCTTCTTCGTCGGCCACTCCTTCTCCACCATGATCGGCATCCTCGCCGCCATCCGCCGCCCGGAGCTCTTCGTCAAGCTCATCCTCATCGGCGCCTCCCCCAG GTTCCTGAACGACGACAAGTACCACGGAGGCTTCGAGCCGGAGGAATTCGACGAGGTGTTCGCGGCGATGGAGGCGAACTACGAGGCGTGGGTGCAGGGGTTCGCGCCGCTGGCGGTGGGCGCCGACGTGCCGGCGGCGGTCCGGGAGTTCAGCCGGACTCTGTTCAACATGCGCCCGGACATCTCCCTGTTCGTGTCGCGGATGGTGTTCAACAGCGACCTCCGCGGGGTGCTGGGCCTCGTCACGGCCCCCTGCGTCATCATCCAGACCACCAAGGACGTCTCCGTCCCCCTCTCCGTCGCCTTCTACCTCAAGGACCACCTCGGCGGCCGAACCACCGTGGAGCTGCTCCCCGTCGAGGGCCACCTCCCTCACCTCAGCGCCCCCGCCGCCCTCGTCCACGTCCTCCGCCGATCCCTCGCCGCATGTGGAGATTAA